A stretch of Mytilus edulis chromosome 11, xbMytEdul2.2, whole genome shotgun sequence DNA encodes these proteins:
- the LOC139494967 gene encoding ficolin-1-like, translating into MNGHVDFYRDWDSYKVGFGNMSDEFWLGNTYLHLLTNQGNFILRIELEDFDGNHRYAEYTHFSISDESSGFRLRFKYYTGDAGDSLVFHNGQMFSTKDKNQMYCAQRFKGAWWYNGYGCSASNLNGQYVNGTHELVVNGLIWRHWRYYSLKSTRMMFRKA; encoded by the exons ATGAACGGCCATGTTGACTTTTACAGGGATTGGGATTCGTACAAAGTAGGATTTGGAAATATGAGTGACGAATTCTGGCTAG GtaatacatatttacatttattgacAAACCAAGGGAACTTTATCCTGAGAATCGAATTAGAGGATTTTGATGGAAACCATCGTTACGCTGAATACACCCACTTCTCTATCAGTGATGAAAGTTCTGGATTCAGACTGAGATTCAAATATTATACAGGAGATGCAg GAGATTCGCTTGTTTTCCATAATGGACAGATGTTTTCGACTAAAGATAAAAATCAGATGTATTGCGCACAGCGCTTTAAAGGAGCTTGGTGGTACAATGGATATGGTTGTAGTGCTAGCAACCTGAATGGTCAGTATGTGAATGGAACTCATGAGTTAGTTGTTAATGGTTTGATTTGGAGGCATTGGAGATACTACTCGCTTAAGTCAACAAGAATGATGTTCCGTAAAGCATAG